In Zingiber officinale cultivar Zhangliang chromosome 6A, Zo_v1.1, whole genome shotgun sequence, a single genomic region encodes these proteins:
- the LOC121997431 gene encoding purine-uracil permease NCS1-like — protein sequence METSCLRLRFNLSPTSAAYAAARNYRVGSLPVKLKHLSSPCLRLSSSSSLIWIPRSTSSDADGVVTAPGSDLAPVPACARTFTAWDMASLWVGLVVGVPSYYLAGSLVDLGMAWWQGVATVALANLILLFPLVLTAIPGTRYGIPFPVLARSAFGVRGAHVPTLLRALVGCGWYGIETWIGGQAIFLLLPAALKTSTAASSSLIPWLGTSPIEFSCFILFWIAQLGFVLRGMEGIRELEKYSAPILICLSSALLCWAYTKAGGFGRMLSIPSRLSASQFWAVFFPSLTANISFWATVALNIPDFSRFARSQKDQILGQAGLPLFMGAFTFLGLAVTSATESIFGRVISDPIHLLGQIGGLPTTVVAILGISLAIVTTNIAANVVAPANALVNLSPSAFTFRRGALLTAFLGIAFQPWRLLSSSESFVYTWLLGYSALMGPIGGIVIADYYLVKGMELDVSALYSEDPRSRYYYQGGCNAAAMAALVAGILPILPGFLHKVGILANASQAFVAAYNNAWFVSFFVSAIIYLILSSPGRKSKNA from the coding sequence ATGGAAACCAGCTGCCTCCGCCTACGCTTCAACCTGTCACCCACCTCCGCCGCCTACGCCGCCGCGAGGAACTACCGCGTTGGTAGTCTCCCCGTCAAGCTTAAACACCTGTCATCTCCATGTCTCCGtctctcttcttcttcatcccttaTCTGGATTCCCAGGTCCACTTCTTCCGACGCCGACGGCGTCGTCACCGCCCCTGGCTCCGACCTCGCCCCCGTCCCCGCATGCGCCCGAACTTTCACTGCGTGGGACATGGCAAGCCTCTGGGTCGGCCTCGTCGTCGGCGTGCCCTCGTACTACCTCGCCGGCAGCCTCGTCGACCTCGGCATGGCCTGGTGGCAGGGCGTCGCCACCGTCGCCCTCGCCAACCTCATCCTCCTCTTCCCCCTCGTCCTCACCGCCATTCCGGGCACTCGCTACGGCATCCCCTTCCCGGTCCTCGCCCGCTCCGCCTTCGGCGTCCGCGGAGCCCACGTCCCCACCCTCCTCCGCGCCCTCGTCGGTTGCGGATGGTACGGAATTGAAACCTGGATTGGTGGCCAAGCCATATTCCTCCTCCTCCCCGCCGCCCTCAAGACCTCcaccgccgcctcctcctccctCATCCCCTGGCTCGGCACCTCGCCGATCGAATTCTCCTGTTTTATACTCTTCTGGATCGCACAGTTAGGGTTTGTCTTGCGGGGGATGGAGGGGATCCGAGAGCTCGAGAAGTACTCAGCTCCGATCTTAATCTGCCTCTCCTCGGCCCTCCTCTGCTGGGCCTACACCAAGGCCGGAGGATTTGGGCGGATGCTCTCGATCCCCTCCCGCCTCTCCGCCTCCCAATTTTGGGCCGTTTTCTTCCCCTCGCTCACCGCCAACATCAGCTTCTGGGCGACGGTGGCGCTCAACATCCCCGACTTCTCCCGCTTCGCTCGCAGCCAAAAGGACCAAATACTCGGCCAGGCCGGGCTCCCCCTCTTCATGGGCGCCTTCACCTTTCTCGGCTTGGCTGTGACCTCCGCCACCGAGTCCATCTTCGGTCGCGTCATCTCCGACCCTATCCACCTCCTCGGCCAGATCGGGGGCCTACCCACCACCGTCGTCGCCATCCTCGGCATCAGCCTCGCTATCGTCACCACCAACATCGCCGCCAACGTGGTCGCTCCGGCGAACGCCCTCGTCAATCTCAGCCCCTCGGCGTTCACCTTCCGCAGGGGCGCCCTCCTCACGGCTTTTCTCGGGatcgccttccagccatggaggTTGCTGAGCTCCAGCGAGAGCTTCGTCTACACCTGGCTGCTGGGCTACTCCGCCCTCATGGGACCAATCGGCGGCATAGTCATCGCCGATTACTATCTGGTCAAAGGAATGGAACTGGATGTCAGTGCGTTGTATTCGGAGGATCCCCGAAGCCGCTACTACTACCAGGGAGGATGCAATGCGGCGGCCATGGCGGCTCTGGTCGCCGGAATTCTGCCGATTCTTCCGGGATTCCTCCATAAAGTCGGAATCTTGGCGAACGCAAGCCAAGCATTTGTGGCGGCTTACAACAACGCCTGGTTTGTCAGCTTCTTCGTCTCTGCCATTATCTACTTGATTCTATCGTCTCCTGGGAGAAAATCCAAGAACGCTTAG
- the LOC121995147 gene encoding 14 kDa proline-rich protein DC2.15-like, whose translation MRLSVAFQLALFLTVNLITLFNLVAPCGDCCPKPHKCHPKPPKPGPPAPWRPSPTPAPPEPPGPPAEAKCPRDALKLGVCANVLSGLLNVTLGTPPKEPCCPLLQGLADLEAAVCLCTALKGNILGLNLNLPISLSLLVNYCGKKVPTGFLCY comes from the coding sequence atgaggCTTTCAGTAGCATTCCAGCTTGCTCTCTTTCTTACTGTCAACCTGATCACGTTGTTCAACCTCGTCGCCCCCTGCGGCGACTGCTGCCCGAAGCCGCACAAGTGCCACCCCAAGCCGCCTAAGCCCGGGCCGCCGGCGCCATGGCGGCCGTCGCCGACGCCGGCCCCGCCAGAGCCGCCGGGGCCTCCTGCGGAGGCGAAGTGCCCGAGGGACGCGCTGAAACTGGGGGTGTGCGCCAACGTGCTAAGCGGCCTGCTGAACGTAACGCTGGGCACGCCGCCCAAGGAGCCCTGCTGCCCGTTGCTGCAGGGGCTGGCCGACCTGGAAGCCGCGGTCTGCCTCTGCACCGCCCTCAAGGGCAACATCCTTGGCCTCAACCTCAACCTCCCCATCAGCCTCAGCCTCCTCGTCAACTACTGCGGGAAGAAGGTCCCCACCGGCTTCCTCTGCTACTAA